Part of the Nitrosopumilus piranensis genome is shown below.
CACCAATTTACTTTAATAAATTCAAAAGGTATGCAAGAGGAAAAAGCAGTATTCATGCTCACGTCCCAGGATGTCTTGATGTAGAATCAGGAGATAAAGTATTGACTGCAGAATGCAGACCAATATCAAAATCAGTGTCCTATGTGGTAGTGGAGGTTAGATCATAATGGCAAAGCAAGCAGGTAAGGGAGTAGAAGAATTCCGCCCATATGTAACTAAAGTTATTCCAGTCGGAGCAAATATTGTATGTGCAGATAATTCTGGCGCTAAAATTTTAGAAGTAATTAACGTTCCAAGGCACAAAACAAGAGCATCAAGACTCCCATCAGCATCAGTTGGAGATTTTTGTAATGTTGTTGTAAAGAAAGGTCCAGCTGAATTAAGAAAACAAGTGTATGGTGCAGTTATAATTAGACAAAAATATGCAATTCGCAGATTAAATGGTGTAAGAGTTTGTTTTGAAGACAACGCAGCAGTACTAATCACTCCAGAAGGAGAAACAAAAGGAACAGACATCAAAGGACCAGTAGCAGCAGAAGCTTCAGAGAAATGGCCAAGAGTAGCTAACTTGGCATCAATGGTGGTATAATAAAATGAAACCAACAAAAATGCGTAACAAGATGATTTATCGTGCATCATACAAGACAAAAAGTAAGCAACTTGGAAGTGCACTATCAAAAGATCTACATAAAAAATATGGAAAAAGAAGTGTCAGAGTAGTTGAAGGAGACAGCGTAACTATTCTTAGAGGAGAATTCAAAGGTGTAGATGGCAAAGTTTCAGAAGTATCTACAGAAAAAAGCAGTGTTGCCATTGAAGGAGTAAAGAAAGAAAAAACCAAAGGTGACAAATTTGATGTTTTTATTCACACCTCAAATCTGCTTGTCACATCATTAAACACATCAGACAAATGGAGAATGGCAAAGTTGGAAGGTAAAGATCCAACAAATCTACCTAAAGAGACACCAAAAGCTGCTGAAGAAACCGCTCAAGATACATCAAAGAAAGAAGAGTCACAGAAAACAGATACTAAAGAAACAAAAGTGGAGAAAGAATCACAAAAAAAGGAAGATGAGAATTAATGGTAAGCATTTCAGGTAGTAAAAAACTCAAACGACAAATGGCCCCTCAATTCTGGGGAATTACAAGAAAAGACAAAAGATTTGTAATTACGGTAAGACCAGGCCCTCACAAAAAGGATCATTCAGTACCTACAGCAGTATTTCTTAGAGATATGTTAAAGATTGTCACAAGTCTTAGAGAAGCAAAAACTGCAATCTATTCTGGAAAAGTAAAGATTGATGGAGTTGTTAGAAAATCACTACATCACGCAATTGGATTAATGGATATAGTGGAACTAGAAAATGTTCCAGATGTTTATCGTCTTGTGCCAACAGAAGGTAAGCTGCTAAAACCAATCAAAATTAACGATTCAGAAAAAACTAAAAAACTTGTTAGAGTTATCAGTAAAACTACAATTAACAAAGGAAAAATGCAAATAGGATTCCATGATGGGCGTTCAACAATTTCAGATACCAAAGTCAATGTTGGAGATGTATGTTTAATTCAAGTTCCAGATCAAAAAATTCTTGAAGTAATTAAATTAGAAACAGGAAACCATGGATTAGTAACACGTGGAATTAACGCAGGCCAGATTGGAAAGATTGAAAGTATTGAAGAAGGCACATTCATCCTTCCAAAAAGAGTTATTCTGTCTTTAGGAGATAGAAAAATCGAAATTCCAGCAGACATCATCATGCCAATAGGAAAAGAGGAACCAATAATTCAATTAAAGTGATCATATGTCTCAAACAACAGAATCCCCAATGAAAAAAATCTCTTTAGAGAAAGTAGTACTAAACATGGGAGTTGGTAAATCTGGAGATGTAATTGACATTGCAAGAAGAGCATTAGAACAAATTTCTGGTAAAAAACCATCAGCACGTAACGCAAAAGAAACACAAAGAGATTGGGGAGTAAGAAAAGGAGAACCAATTGGAGTTGCAGTTACAATTCGCGGTGATGATGCAAAAGAATTATTGAAAAGATTACTTGAAGCAAAAGGAAATACTGTAAATGGAAGATCATTTGATAATTTTGGAAATTATTCATTTGGAATTAAAGAACATATTGATATTCCAGGTGTGAAATATGAACCATCAATTGGAATTTTAGGTCTTGGAATTTCAGTTACACTAACTAGGCCAGGTTATGGAATTAGAAGAAGAAGCAAACACAAAGCAAGTGTTGGTAAATCTCACATTATTACAAATCAAGAAGCAAAGGATTATCTAGTAAAAGAGTTTGGAGTGACGGTAGCATAATGGCAAAAGATAGATCATACGAATTTACAGGTAGAAAAAAGCACGATTTTGGCAGAGGTTCAAGATGGTGTAAAAGATGCGGAGACTATACAGCTGTTATACAAAAATACGACTTGATGTTATGCAGACGATGCTTTAGAGAAGTAGCAACATCTCTGGGATTTAGGAAAAATAGGTGATATCATGCCAGCAACTAACATTTTAGCAAATCTATTTGTCACATTATACAATAACGAAACAAGAAGAAAAGGAGAGTGTACAATACTTCCAACTTCAAAATTGGGAATTGAAGTTCTCAAAACACTTCAAAAAGATGGATACATTGGAGAATTCGAACATATTGATGATAAAAGAGGAGGAAAATTCAAAATCAAATTATTGGCAAAGATTACAAAATGTGGTGCAATTTCACCTAGATTCAAAGTAAAAACTGATGAGTTTAACAATTGGGAACAGCAATACTTGCCAGCATACGATAGAGGAATGCTTCTTGTTACAACTAACCAGGGAGTAATGTCACATCATGATGCAGCACAGAAAGGAATTGGGGGATTTTTGATAGGATATGTCTACTAGTCAACTTGAAAAAATGCAAGATCAGGTGGAAATCCCAGAGGGAGTCAAGGTTACACAAAATAAACACATGTTATTGTTTGAAGGTCCACTAGGAAAAACACACAAAAGTTTTCGAAACATTCCAGTCAAAATTGACATTTCAGATAATAAAGTAAATCTCAAAACAATTGGTGAGAGAAAAAGAGATTATGCAATTTTACACACTGCAAGATCAATAATCAGAAATATTTGTGAAGGTCTCGTAGAAGGATATACAATAAAGATGAAAGTTGTTTTTGCACACTTTCCAATCACAGTAAAAGTTGAAGGAAAAAAAATTCTAATTGAAAATTATCAAGGAGAAAGAGCACCAAGAACTACACACATCATGGGAAATACAAAAGTAATTCCTAAAGGTGAAGACGTAATTCTCACAGGAGAAGTTTGGACAGACATTACCCAAACTGCAGCTAATATAGAATTAAAAACCAAAGTAAAGAATAAAGATCACAGAGTTTTCCTAGACGGCATCTATGTCTATGAAAAGAAAAAAGGCATAGAAAAGTAGATTTTAGTTTTTTCTAATGACCCTAGATCCTGAATTTGCCAAACAAACAACTGATTTAATTCAACAGACTTTAGAATTATACAAAAAATCAGGAGCTTCACCAAGAGTAGGAGAAGTTTGGGATTGTGAAAAAATTGGTGATTTTTTGTGTGGTTTTTTTGTTGGCGAAATGGTAGGTTCTGCACTTAGTGCATTTCAAGTTGTTCATCAAAGAGAACCTACTGCTGATGAGCACTTGGAAATAATTGAACTAGTAGAAAGTCATTCAAAAGAAATCAAAGAATTTTTTGCCAAATTTAACTAATCTACTATAACTTTGGTCTAAATTGTATAGTCGCAAGGATTAAATCACTTTTACCGAGGTACAAACATGTTGCCGCCCTAGCTCAGCGTGGTAGAGCATCCGACTGTTAATCGGACGGTCGTCAGTTCAAGTCTGATGGGCGGCGCCACTTATTTCTAAACTCGAGTTTTGAAACATTTTATTTTGATTGTGTTAACATATTACAAGGAGTGAAAAAATAATATTTCTAAATTCGAATTTAGAAATATTGATCGGTTGACAGTAATTGGTTTACACTATTAGACAACATAGATCTAATAGATGATCGCATATTTAGAATAATGCAGGAGGTTTACATTGGTCAGAACTAGAAGGGCCAACAGATATTGTGTTGACTGTGGCGCAAGACTAGTGTATTACCCAAGATTATCAAACCCAAAAGCACCAAATGAACATCGCGTACTAGTTTATGCATGTCCAGATTGCACAGATGATTTTGAAAAACCAAAAATGTTCTCAATTAAACGAAACCAAGTAGAAGATCCATTAGAAACTGTTGAGATAGAAATTACACAGTTACAGAAAAAAGCAGCTACTGCAAAATAATTTTAGGAAATGACATATCCAGAAAGACAAAGAAGTAATCTATGGTTTTTGTTGCCAA
Proteins encoded:
- a CDS encoding 50S ribosomal protein L14, whose translation is MAKQAGKGVEEFRPYVTKVIPVGANIVCADNSGAKILEVINVPRHKTRASRLPSASVGDFCNVVVKKGPAELRKQVYGAVIIRQKYAIRRLNGVRVCFEDNAAVLITPEGETKGTDIKGPVAAEASEKWPRVANLASMVV
- a CDS encoding 30S ribosomal protein S4e, with the protein product MVSISGSKKLKRQMAPQFWGITRKDKRFVITVRPGPHKKDHSVPTAVFLRDMLKIVTSLREAKTAIYSGKVKIDGVVRKSLHHAIGLMDIVELENVPDVYRLVPTEGKLLKPIKINDSEKTKKLVRVISKTTINKGKMQIGFHDGRSTISDTKVNVGDVCLIQVPDQKILEVIKLETGNHGLVTRGINAGQIGKIESIEEGTFILPKRVILSLGDRKIEIPADIIMPIGKEEPIIQLK
- a CDS encoding 30S ribosomal protein S8 is translated as MPATNILANLFVTLYNNETRRKGECTILPTSKLGIEVLKTLQKDGYIGEFEHIDDKRGGKFKIKLLAKITKCGAISPRFKVKTDEFNNWEQQYLPAYDRGMLLVTTNQGVMSHHDAAQKGIGGFLIGYVY
- a CDS encoding 50S ribosomal protein L6, producing MSTSQLEKMQDQVEIPEGVKVTQNKHMLLFEGPLGKTHKSFRNIPVKIDISDNKVNLKTIGERKRDYAILHTARSIIRNICEGLVEGYTIKMKVVFAHFPITVKVEGKKILIENYQGERAPRTTHIMGNTKVIPKGEDVILTGEVWTDITQTAANIELKTKVKNKDHRVFLDGIYVYEKKKGIEK
- a CDS encoding 50S ribosomal protein L5, with the translated sequence MSQTTESPMKKISLEKVVLNMGVGKSGDVIDIARRALEQISGKKPSARNAKETQRDWGVRKGEPIGVAVTIRGDDAKELLKRLLEAKGNTVNGRSFDNFGNYSFGIKEHIDIPGVKYEPSIGILGLGISVTLTRPGYGIRRRSKHKASVGKSHIITNQEAKDYLVKEFGVTVA
- a CDS encoding 30S ribosomal protein S14; amino-acid sequence: MAKDRSYEFTGRKKHDFGRGSRWCKRCGDYTAVIQKYDLMLCRRCFREVATSLGFRKNR
- the rplX gene encoding 50S ribosomal protein L24, with translation MKPTKMRNKMIYRASYKTKSKQLGSALSKDLHKKYGKRSVRVVEGDSVTILRGEFKGVDGKVSEVSTEKSSVAIEGVKKEKTKGDKFDVFIHTSNLLVTSLNTSDKWRMAKLEGKDPTNLPKETPKAAEETAQDTSKKEESQKTDTKETKVEKESQKKEDEN
- a CDS encoding 30S ribosomal protein S17; the encoded protein is MTRDIGLKVKAPERECTDKNCPFHGGLAIRGKLFDGKVTGSKAKQTITLQKDAPIYFNKFKRYARGKSSIHAHVPGCLDVESGDKVLTAECRPISKSVSYVVVEVRS